A region of Paenimyroides aestuarii DNA encodes the following proteins:
- a CDS encoding T9SS type A sorting domain-containing protein, which produces MIKKILLIFIYCFFINGLFAQPNLEWYGTASAKTLNGDWHFDDNNGVYYIGAFGENQDLDFKENQEYIFKHPSTGNPTKGYGIIKYDLEGNLLWVKGTPIENPGTSEFFTIEKTKLYLNKIYIVGKFYRNGIAPDFDKGNYKIYPDGNRDLVILEYDLDGKFKNANKMYFFSMGGGFLSISNFIVDNSGAFHIGGSFMGNVNFDIKNRSKVYEISREGSTVFYINYSKNYSILNYFTFETDYAECFTFDIDGDENVYITGSFRGKLDLDPSIGENIVTSDLIAPEIFDTNAFIVKIDRNGKYIWGQKLSFEEPRGLLISTKNYLYIGGNFTGNKNLNIIGSPINYQSNKEVNGDLNTPFIGKYNLDGKVEWIKILKSNNGSAFIREFYYKEGIKYAALRGSGEFALSNGEKINLNDNYSSALISFDETSVKKIHTLQGIYTHMYMNQKSSKLITYGMYSYVDAEIPEYEIFLPAKNPAPMGNAGGISQYVAMFNNAEINEDEIEQPGTGTNPNLRLAIYPNPSNGQFIIEVDGYLFGTTYKIFDEAGRKIFEDKVAQQKNEVLINVAAGVYAISFYRNDEIIKSHKIIVK; this is translated from the coding sequence ATGATAAAAAAAATACTTTTAATTTTTATTTACTGCTTTTTTATTAATGGTTTGTTTGCGCAACCTAATTTGGAGTGGTATGGAACAGCATCTGCTAAGACATTAAACGGAGATTGGCATTTCGATGACAATAATGGTGTGTATTACATTGGTGCTTTTGGAGAGAATCAAGATTTAGATTTTAAAGAAAATCAAGAATACATTTTTAAGCATCCAAGTACAGGAAATCCAACGAAAGGTTATGGTATAATAAAGTACGATTTAGAGGGGAATTTATTATGGGTTAAAGGGACACCAATTGAAAATCCTGGAACAAGTGAGTTTTTTACTATTGAGAAAACTAAACTATATCTTAACAAAATATATATTGTGGGTAAATTTTATAGAAACGGGATAGCTCCTGATTTTGATAAAGGAAATTACAAGATTTATCCTGATGGAAATCGAGATTTAGTTATTTTAGAGTATGATTTGGATGGAAAATTTAAAAATGCTAATAAAATGTATTTTTTTTCAATGGGTGGTGGCTTTTTATCTATAAGTAATTTTATTGTTGATAATAGTGGTGCATTTCATATAGGCGGGAGTTTTATGGGAAATGTTAATTTTGATATAAAAAATCGCTCAAAAGTTTACGAGATTTCTAGGGAAGGTTCAACGGTTTTTTATATTAATTATTCTAAAAACTACAGTATTCTTAATTATTTTACTTTTGAAACAGATTATGCAGAGTGTTTTACGTTTGATATTGATGGAGATGAAAACGTTTATATAACTGGTTCGTTTAGAGGAAAATTAGACTTAGATCCAAGTATTGGTGAAAATATTGTAACATCGGACTTAATCGCACCTGAAATTTTTGATACTAATGCTTTTATCGTAAAAATTGATAGAAATGGTAAATATATTTGGGGACAAAAACTTTCCTTTGAAGAGCCACGAGGATTATTAATTAGTACTAAAAATTATCTTTATATAGGAGGAAATTTTACAGGAAATAAAAATCTAAATATCATAGGTTCACCAATCAATTATCAATCTAATAAAGAAGTAAATGGAGATTTAAATACTCCTTTTATAGGAAAATATAATTTAGATGGAAAAGTTGAATGGATTAAAATTTTGAAATCTAATAACGGTAGCGCTTTTATTAGAGAGTTCTATTATAAAGAGGGGATAAAATATGCTGCTTTAAGAGGTTCGGGAGAATTTGCTTTATCAAATGGAGAAAAAATTAATTTGAATGATAATTATTCATCAGCTTTAATTAGTTTTGATGAAACTTCTGTAAAAAAAATTCATACATTACAAGGAATTTATACACATATGTATATGAATCAAAAAAGCTCAAAATTGATAACATACGGAATGTATAGTTATGTTGATGCTGAAATACCAGAATATGAAATTTTTCTCCCAGCAAAGAATCCTGCACCTATGGGAAATGCGGGGGGAATATCTCAATATGTAGCGATGTTTAATAACGCTGAAATTAATGAAGACGAAATAGAGCAGCCAGGTACTGGTACTAATCCAAATTTACGTTTAGCCATTTATCCAAATCCTTCTAATGGTCAATTTATTATTGAAGTTGATGGGTATTTGTTCGGAACCACTTACAAAATATTTGATGAAGCGGGGAGAAAAATCTTTGAAGATAAGGTAGCCCAACAAAAAAATGAGGTTTTAATAAACGTTGCAGCAGGTGTTTATGCTATTTCATTTTATCGAAATGATGAAATTATCAAGTCACATAAGATAATTGTTAAGTAA
- a CDS encoding L-serine ammonia-lyase, with translation MEYISVFDMLKIGVGPSSSHTLGPWRAAERFIAELKHLDIFDKTERITVDLYGSLSLTGIGHATDLAVMLGLSGADPEYVPVEAISEIIDTIKNTHFLNLGGTQKIAFNPAKQIVFNKDFLPFHANGLTFTAFYEDQNHEATFYSIGGGFVVKETADTDTTNEKSKIDFPFAVDNANELLAFCVKENKSISEIVYENELMLRSPEEIDRELMRIWNTMLECIYIGCHTEGTLPGGLNVRRRAYDTYQKLKGDFSYNTPEEWMQTIRKTKVYFRQILKWVSCFALSVNEVNASLGRVVTAPTNGSAGVIPAVLMYYLTIENHKAGEKEIKQFLMVAGEIGSIFKKGATISAAMGGCQAEIGVSSAMAAAALCELMGGTPQQVTVAAEIAMEHHLGLTCDPIGGLVQIPCIERNTMGAIKAINAAELALDTDPKNVKVPLDKVVNTMWRTAQDMNNKYKETSEGGLAVAVNLADC, from the coding sequence ATGGAATATATTTCGGTTTTCGATATGTTAAAAATTGGCGTTGGCCCATCCAGTTCGCATACTCTAGGTCCGTGGAGAGCTGCGGAACGCTTTATTGCAGAATTGAAGCATTTGGATATTTTTGATAAAACAGAACGAATTACCGTTGATTTATATGGATCCTTGTCGTTAACTGGTATTGGTCACGCTACCGATTTGGCCGTGATGCTAGGATTGAGTGGTGCCGATCCTGAATATGTTCCTGTTGAAGCCATTTCAGAAATTATTGATACTATTAAAAACACTCATTTTTTAAACTTGGGTGGTACTCAAAAAATTGCTTTTAATCCAGCCAAACAAATTGTTTTTAATAAAGACTTTTTGCCCTTTCACGCCAATGGATTAACATTTACTGCTTTTTATGAAGATCAAAATCATGAAGCTACTTTTTATTCAATAGGTGGTGGTTTTGTGGTGAAAGAAACAGCCGATACAGACACAACCAATGAAAAATCGAAAATTGATTTTCCGTTTGCTGTGGACAATGCCAATGAACTGCTTGCTTTTTGTGTCAAAGAAAATAAATCAATTTCTGAAATTGTTTATGAAAACGAATTAATGTTGCGCAGCCCCGAAGAAATAGACCGAGAACTAATGCGGATTTGGAACACCATGTTAGAGTGCATTTATATTGGTTGCCATACCGAAGGAACACTTCCAGGCGGATTAAACGTGCGTAGAAGAGCGTATGATACTTATCAAAAATTAAAAGGCGATTTTTCTTATAACACCCCCGAAGAATGGATGCAAACCATTCGCAAAACAAAAGTATATTTTCGTCAAATATTAAAATGGGTGAGCTGTTTTGCTTTGTCGGTAAACGAAGTAAATGCTTCATTAGGCCGCGTGGTTACTGCACCCACAAACGGCAGTGCAGGCGTAATACCTGCTGTTTTAATGTATTACTTAACAATTGAAAACCACAAAGCCGGCGAAAAAGAAATAAAACAGTTTTTAATGGTTGCCGGCGAAATTGGCAGTATCTTTAAAAAAGGAGCTACTATTTCTGCTGCCATGGGTGGTTGTCAGGCCGAAATTGGCGTGTCGAGTGCAATGGCTGCTGCTGCACTTTGCGAATTAATGGGTGGAACACCTCAACAAGTTACCGTTGCTGCCGAGATTGCTATGGAACATCATTTAGGTTTAACCTGCGACCCAATTGGTGGTTTGGTGCAAATTCCGTGTATTGAACGCAACACTATGGGCGCTATTAAAGCAATTAACGCCGCCGAGTTAGCATTAGATACCGATCCTAAAAACGTAAAAGTTCCATTAGATAAAGTAGTGAATACCATGTGGCGAACCGCGCAAGATATGAATAATAAATACAAGGAAACCAGCGAAGGCGGTTTAGCTGTGGCTGTTAATTTGGCAGATTGTTAG
- a CDS encoding SH3 domain-containing protein, with amino-acid sequence MKKVLFFLLMNCLVYGQQRKYISTPTVAYNDEKQSKAVGIFLRGASIDSYEFLEDKYVYKVYTPHTETIYITNTYQVKDHLNAKDDYEPSPAIIIENDGYYGSPHLFTTVASLKIRELPNSAAPVVGTLLNGTVVPISFYPYNPEAWIPVQIDNKKGYIPVKYVGQRPDLSVLKNQYKKAETLEEQKKFAERILELGWNSNPDENEDALRLYAEFASKNNQKDVAEICSLQADALKHRPRASFTLPSQLIEEKKFGFALNNLLEPKNGFQKDFLVAQLGKFTTKTEAYDDCTLTEHEYLVYFGICETIAHRTNKTFHLRGVTAQQGIGFKIKNTFLDSTTTEVEFLKTAVGLISFINAENQSYYISNDDYMIYEFQFKNGKLFKIVASYYC; translated from the coding sequence ATGAAAAAAGTCTTATTCTTTTTACTGATGAATTGTTTGGTTTATGGGCAACAAAGAAAATACATATCAACTCCCACTGTTGCATACAACGACGAAAAACAATCAAAAGCTGTGGGCATTTTTCTGCGTGGTGCATCAATAGATTCGTATGAATTTCTGGAAGATAAATATGTTTATAAAGTTTACACACCACACACCGAAACCATTTACATTACCAACACCTATCAGGTAAAAGATCATTTAAACGCAAAAGACGATTATGAACCATCACCTGCAATTATTATAGAAAACGATGGTTATTACGGATCGCCCCATTTGTTCACAACGGTTGCAAGCCTTAAAATTCGGGAGCTGCCCAATAGTGCTGCTCCTGTGGTAGGTACACTTTTAAACGGAACGGTGGTTCCTATTTCCTTTTATCCGTATAATCCAGAAGCTTGGATTCCGGTTCAGATTGATAACAAAAAGGGATATATTCCAGTGAAATATGTGGGCCAACGACCAGATTTATCCGTTTTAAAAAATCAATACAAAAAAGCTGAAACTTTAGAAGAGCAAAAAAAATTTGCCGAACGCATTTTAGAACTCGGTTGGAACAGTAATCCCGATGAAAACGAAGACGCTTTACGTTTGTATGCCGAATTTGCATCAAAAAATAATCAAAAAGATGTTGCCGAAATTTGTTCACTGCAAGCCGATGCTTTAAAACACAGACCTCGAGCATCTTTTACACTTCCTTCGCAATTAATCGAAGAAAAAAAGTTTGGCTTTGCTCTTAACAACCTTTTAGAACCCAAAAATGGTTTTCAAAAAGATTTTTTAGTAGCACAATTAGGTAAATTTACCACTAAAACTGAAGCTTACGATGATTGCACATTGACCGAACATGAATATTTGGTTTATTTCGGCATTTGTGAAACCATTGCACACCGCACGAATAAAACCTTTCATTTGCGAGGAGTAACTGCCCAGCAAGGCATTGGCTTTAAAATTAAAAATACTTTTTTAGACAGCACTACTACCGAAGTTGAATTTTTAAAAACCGCTGTCGGCTTGATTTCTTTTATAAATGCTGAAAATCAATCGTATTACATTTCAAACGATGACTATATGATATATGAATTTCAGTTTAAAAACGGAAAATTGTTTAAGATTGTAGCATCTTATTATTGCTAA
- the panB gene encoding 3-methyl-2-oxobutanoate hydroxymethyltransferase, whose translation MSVAKKDYKIVTTKSLFDMKKNGEKISMLTAYDYTMAKIVDSAGVDVILVGDSASNVMAGHETTLPITLDQMIYHASCVVRGVQRALVVVDLPFGSYQSDSKKALESAIRVMKESGAHALKLEGGKEIKEGIKKILGAGVPVMGHLGLTPQSIYKFGTYTVRAKEEAEAEKLIEDAKMLEKIGCFAIVLEKIPAALAEKVAQEVSIPIIGIGAGSGVDGQVLVVHDMIGMTHEFSPKFLRRYMNLYEDMTKAIGQYVDDVKSKDFPNSSEQY comes from the coding sequence ATGTCTGTTGCAAAAAAAGATTACAAAATAGTGACTACCAAGTCGCTTTTTGATATGAAAAAAAACGGAGAAAAAATCTCTATGCTTACTGCTTACGATTACACCATGGCAAAAATTGTAGATTCTGCGGGGGTTGACGTGATTTTGGTAGGCGACTCTGCCAGCAATGTTATGGCAGGACACGAAACCACTTTACCCATTACATTGGATCAAATGATTTATCATGCTTCATGTGTAGTTCGCGGTGTGCAACGCGCATTGGTAGTGGTTGATTTACCTTTTGGATCCTATCAGTCGGACTCTAAAAAGGCATTAGAATCTGCCATTCGCGTAATGAAAGAAAGCGGTGCCCATGCTTTGAAATTAGAAGGTGGTAAAGAAATTAAAGAAGGTATCAAAAAGATTTTAGGCGCTGGTGTTCCGGTTATGGGACATTTGGGTTTAACGCCTCAGTCTATTTACAAATTTGGAACATATACCGTTCGAGCAAAAGAAGAAGCAGAAGCCGAAAAATTGATAGAAGATGCCAAAATGCTCGAAAAAATTGGTTGTTTTGCAATTGTTTTAGAGAAAATTCCGGCAGCATTGGCAGAGAAAGTTGCCCAAGAAGTTTCGATTCCTATTATCGGAATTGGCGCAGGAAGTGGTGTTGACGGTCAGGTTTTAGTGGTGCATGATATGATTGGTATGACACATGAATTCAGTCCTAAATTTTTAAGACGCTATATGAATTTGTACGAAGACATGACAAAAGCCATCGGACAGTATGTTGATGATGTGAAATCGAAAGATTTTCCAAATTCATCAGAGCAATATTAA
- a CDS encoding RluA family pseudouridine synthase codes for MKIYSTKENLQVLYEDNHIIVVNKRVGDIVQGDTTGDKPLSDVVKEYLKEKYNKPGAVYLGVVHRLDRPTTGIVLFAKTSKALTRLNDLFKNRETQKTYWAVVKKQPPKDSDTLIHYLTRNPKNNTSKAHTKEVKDSKKAILDYKIIHKLNAYFALEIDLHTGRHHQIRCQLSAIGCPIKGDLKYGFDRSNPNGGIHLHARQLVLRHPVSKEELKIIAPVPDDIIWKNVEK; via the coding sequence ATGAAAATCTATTCAACAAAAGAAAATTTACAGGTTTTATACGAAGACAACCATATCATTGTGGTGAATAAGCGTGTTGGCGATATTGTTCAAGGCGATACAACCGGCGATAAACCATTGAGCGATGTGGTTAAAGAATATTTAAAAGAAAAATACAACAAACCCGGAGCTGTTTATTTAGGCGTGGTTCACAGGTTAGACCGACCCACAACAGGCATTGTTTTGTTTGCAAAAACATCTAAAGCTTTAACCCGATTGAACGATTTGTTTAAAAACCGCGAAACCCAGAAAACCTATTGGGCTGTGGTTAAAAAGCAACCGCCAAAAGATAGTGATACGTTGATTCACTATTTAACTAGAAACCCAAAAAACAACACCTCCAAAGCACACACCAAAGAAGTAAAAGACAGCAAAAAAGCAATTTTAGACTATAAAATCATTCACAAATTAAATGCTTATTTTGCGCTAGAAATTGATTTGCATACAGGAAGGCATCATCAAATTCGTTGTCAATTGAGCGCTATTGGTTGCCCAATTAAAGGCGATTTAAAATATGGTTTTGATAGAAGCAATCCAAACGGTGGTATTCATTTGCACGCACGCCAATTAGTGTTAAGACATCCGGTTAGCAAAGAAGAATTAAAAATTATAGCACCCGTTCCAGATGATATTATTTGGAAAAACGTAGAAAAATAG